Proteins from a genomic interval of Chionomys nivalis chromosome 7, mChiNiv1.1, whole genome shotgun sequence:
- the Mrpl22 gene encoding 39S ribosomal protein L22, mitochondrial: MAATVLRELGALWIPNLRIWATQTLRVLPQSCIHTSASLDISRRWEKKNNIVYPPQLPGEPRRPAEIYHCRRQIKYSKDKMWYLAKLIRGMSIDQALAQLEFNDKKGAQIIKEVLLEAQDMAVRDHNVEFRSNLYIAESTSGRGQCLKRLRYHGRGRFGIMEKVYCHYFVKLVEGPPPLPEAPKTTVDHAKEYIQQLRSRTIIHTL; encoded by the exons ATGGCGGCGACTGTGCTGCGAGAGTTGG GTGCACTGTGGATACCTAACCTGAGGATCTGGGCAACGCAGACGCTGCG agTTTTACCCCAATCGTGTATCCACACAAGTGCTTCTCTTGACATTTCTCGAAGATGGGAGAAGAAGAATAATATTGTTTACCCACCACAACTGCCTGGTGAACCTCGGAGGCCAGCA GAAATTTACCATTGTAGGAGACAAATAAAATACAGCAAGGACAAGATGTGGTATCTGGCAAAACTG ATACGAGGCATGTCCATCGATCAGGCTTTGGCTCAGTTGGAGTTCAATGATAAAAAGGGAGCGCAAATAATAAAAGAG GTACTCTTAGAAGCACAAGACATGGCAGTGAGAGACCATAATGTGGAATTCAGATCCAACTTATATATAG CTGAGTCCACCTCAGGAAGAGGCCAATGCCTGAAGCGCCTCCGTTACCATGGCCGAGGTCGCTTTGGTATCATGGAGAAGGTCTATTGCCACTATTTTGTGAAGCTGGTGGAAGGACCCCCACCCCTACCCGAAGCACCCAAGACAACAGTTGACCATGCCAAAGAGTATATTCAGCAACTTCGAAGCCGGACTATCATCCACACTCTGTGA
- the LOC130878200 gene encoding interferon-gamma-inducible GTPase 10-like codes for MGQTSSTSDADAHNMASSFNAFFKTFKMESRVISEETISSVQRFMEQGDIQKTISTINAALAEVEKAPLSIAVTGETGAGKSTFINALRGIGHEETDSARSGAVETTMVREKYTHSKFPNVTIWDLPGVGSTTFKPEEYLKKMKFQEYDFFLIISATRFKENDAQLAKAIKKMKKNFYFVRTKIDSDLWNQERCTPKTYNREKTLETIRKNCVENLQKAGMAFTHVFLVSSVEVARFDFPLLESTLLKELPAHKRHIFMQCLPNVTEAAIDRRKDVLKQKIWLEALKSGASATIPLMVFFKDDIEELEKTLTHYRSCFGLDDKSLENMARDLSLPMEELESIIRSPHLLSCETDESVGDKLVKYLEKMFAVTGGFIATGLYFRKSYYLQNYFLDIVSDDAKILLKKKVFLEECEDSERGCKDGEAGKTA; via the coding sequence ATGGGTCAGACTTCTTCCACATCTGATGCAGATGCCCACAATATGGCCTCCAGCTTTAATGCATTTTTCAAAACTTTCAAGATGGAAAGCCGAGTCATTTCTGAGGAGACCATCAGTTCAGTTCAGAGGTTTATGGAGCAAGGGGACATACAGAAGACAATTTCTACAATCAATGCTGCTTTGGCAGAGGTCGAGAAGGCCCCTCTGAGCATTGCAGTGACCGGGGAGACGGGGGCAGGAAAGTCTACCTTCATCAATGCCCTGCGGGGCATAGGACATGAAGAGACTGACTCAGCTAGGAGTGGAGCGGTAGAGACGACAATGGTCAGAGAGAAGTATACCCACTCGAAATTCCCTAACGTGACCATCTGGGACCTCCCTGGGGTCGGCTCAACTACCTTTAAACCAGAagaatatctgaaaaaaatgaagttcCAGGAGTATGACTTTTTTCTCATCATCTCAGCCACTCGCTTTAAAGAGAACGATGCCCAGTTGGCCAAagccattaaaaaaatgaaaaagaatttctATTTCGTTCGGACAAAAATTGATAGTGATTTGTGGAATCAGGAAAGATGTACACCCAAGACCTACAATAGGGAAAAAACCCTGGAGACTATCAGGAAAAACTGTGTGGAGAATCTCCAGAAGGCCGGTATGGCCTTCACGCACGTCTTTTTAGTCTCTAGCGTTGAGGTAGCCCGTTTTGATTTTCCTCTCCTGGAGTCCACCCTTTTGAAGGAGCTGCCGGCGCACAAGCGCCACATCTTCATGCAGTGCCTTCCTAACGTAACCGAGGCAGCTATTGACCGCAGGAAAGACGTCCTGAAACAGAAGATCTGGCTGGAGGCTCTGAAGTCTGGAGCATCAGCCACCATCCCTCTGATGGTTTTCTTCAAGGATGACATTGAGGAGCTGGAGAAGACCCTGACCCACTACAGGTCTTGCTTTGGGCTGGATGACAAGTCACTGGAAAACATGGCCAGGGATTTGTCCCTGCCTATGGAGGAGCTTGAGTCCATCATTAGGTCACCTCATTTGCTGTCATGTGAGACGGATGAGTCTGTGGGGGACAAGCTGGTGAAATACCTGGAGAAAATGTTTGCCGTCACCGGCGGGTTCATAGCCACCGGCCTTTACTTCAGAAAGAGCTACTACctgcaaaattattttcttgacaTAGTGAGTGATGATGCTAAAATTCTATTGAAGAAGAAAGTTTTCTTGGAGGAGTGTGAGGACTCTGAACGAGGCTGTAAAGATGGGGAAGCCGGAAAGACGGCTTAG